The genomic interval GCCGGAGAGCCACGTGCTCGAGGTGGGAAGCGGCTCGGGTGGCCCCGCGCTCCATGTCGCGCGGACGACGGGGTGCCGCATCACCGGCGTGGATTCGCACGAAGGAGGCGTCGCCACCGGCACCGAGCTGGCGCAGCGCGCGGACATGAGCGGGCTGGTCCGGTTCGAGGTGGCCGATGCCGAGTCGACGTTGCCGTTCGACGAAGGCTCCTTCGACGGGCTCCTCTGCGTGGACGCAATGAACCACTTCCTCGATCGCCCCGCCGTGCTGCGCGAGTGGGGGCGCGTGCTCGGCGCCGGCTCCCGTGCCGTGTTCACCGATCCGGTCGTGATCACCGGTCCCGTGACGAAGGAAGACCTCGCGCTTCGAAGCTCGATCGGACCGTTTCTGTTCGTGCCTCCGGGCGTGAACGAGCGCCTCATCGAGGAAGCCGGCTTCCGCGTGGTGCACTCCGAGGACCGCTCCGAGAACGCGGCGCTGGTCGCGGGCCGGAGGCGGGACGCGCGGCAGGCGAGACACGAGGATCTCCTGAGGATCGAGGACGTGGAGCGGTTCGAGGCGTCTCAGGCCTTCTACGACGTGGTGCACCGGCTGGCCGCGGAGCGCCGGCTTTCGCGTATCGCGTACGTGATCGAGAAGATGGCGTGAGCGAGAGAGACCGGCTTGCCCGGCGTGATGGAGAAGACCGAGGACCTGCCATGAGCGAGAACAAGAGAGTCATCGAGCGGTACATGGAGGGGTTCCGGCGGAGCGACCACGAGATGATCCTGTCCTGTCTCGCGGACGACGTGGTCTGGGTGCTCCCAGGCGCGTTTCACCTCGAGGGCAAGGTCGCCTTCGACCGTGAGATCGAGAACCCCGCGTTCCGTGGAAAGCCGGCGATCCACGTCTCCCGTCTGGTGGAAGAAGGCGATGTCGTCGTCGCGGAGGGCACCGTGCGCGCCGAGCGCTCCGATGGCGGCATCCTGAATGCCGAGTTCTGCGATGTGTTCGAGATGCGGGACCGCAAGATCCGCCGGCTGGTCTCGTACCTCATCCCGCTGGAGTAAGGGCACCCTGCGCGCCGAGTCCTCACGACCCGCCCCATCCGAGCCTCCAAACGCTTCCCCAGCAACGTAGTTGACGATAATGCAACTTGCCCCGGGGCAAGTTGATCCTGCCGGGGGGACCTGATTGAACCCCCGAACGCGCGCGAGCCCGTGCGAAGGACCGCAGCCAGCCCGCTCGACCAGCGAGGCGGGCCTGCCTTTGACCCTTACCTCGTCCAGGGACCAGCCCGCCACTTGCCCCGGGGCAAGTTGACGGGACTGGTGGAGTACCGCTGACCTCTGGGCAAGCGATGGGTCGTCTGGTGCGCGAAGGGCTCCCTCGAGTGGGTGCGCCTGGGGATCAGGCCGTTGTGGTCGTGGGGCACCCTTGGTTCTATCCTCGATTGGGGTTTCGACCGGGTCGAGGGCACCGCGCCTGCGTTGCAGCGCTGCAACTTCGACGTCCCGGACGAGGTGTTCCTGGTCCCGCAAGTGGTCTCCGGGGCCCTGAAGGAAGTGTCCGGAGTGGGTGCCGTACACGGTGCAGTTCGGGGGGGTCTGATGGAGCCACGACGCGTTCGATCCTCGGTGCCAGACCGTGCACCTGCCCTCACGCCCCGCGCGTCCACCGCGTGATCCGACTCGTCCTCATCGCACAGGGGCTCTACTACATCGCGACCGGGGCCTGGCCGATCGCGAGCCGGACCACGTTCGAGTCGATCACGGGCCCGAAGACGGACTTCTGGCTGGTGCACATGGTGGGGGCGCTCGCGGTCGCGATCGGCGCGACGATCCTCAATGGCGCGCGCGGCCGCGGCGTGGAGCGGAAAGTGAAGCGCGAGGTCATCTTCCTCGCGGCCGTCTCCGCCATCGCCTTCGCGTCGATCGACGTGGTGTATGTCCTGAACCAGACGATACGGCCCATCTATCTCGGCGATGCCGCGATCGAGGCGCTGTTCCTTCTGGGACTTCTCATCGGCAGGCGAAACGGAGAGTAGCCATGGCAACGATCCGGTACATGGTCCACGACGTCGACCAAGCGGTCGACTTCTACACGCGCCACCTCGACTTCACGCTCGATCGGCGCATGGGTCCCGCCATCGCGTTCGTCACGCGAGGCGACCTCCTGCTCTGGCTGAGCGGACCTCCGAGCTCGGCCGCCCGCCCGATGCCGGACGGCCGGGTACCGGAGCCCGGCGGATGGAACCGGCTCGTGATCGAGGTCGAGGACATCGCCGCGCGCGTCGCCGCTCTGAAAGCCGCGGGCATCCGGTTTCGCAACGACGTCGTCACCGGTCCCGGCGGCTCGCAGATCCTCGTCGAGGATCCCTCGGGCAACCCCATCGAGCTGTTCGAGCCCCGCAAGGGATAGGCTCGTCACCGCGCAGCCCTTTCGGTAAGCTGGTCCCCTGCTTCCGGAGATCCAACTCCCGGGCGCTCGCGCCGGGACTCCTTCCAGACATGGAGGAATGATGCGACCGTTGATTCTGGTGCTGGCCGCCGTGCTCCTGGCTTCCTGCGCGCAGCCCTCCGGGACCTCGTCCAGCTTCAGCAACCTCACCGTGAAGGGATCGATCGACTCGCTCTGGACCCGGTACGCGACCGCGGCGGACGAGCGTGACAGCACGGCGTTCGGCGATCTCTTCACCGAGGACGCGTCGCTCATCTTCTCCAGCGCGCCGACCGTACAGGGGCGCGCGGCGATCCAGACCTTCTTCGGGGCTCTCTACGGCCCCATCGACGTCACGGGGCTCAAGATCACGCAGGAAGACCTGAAGATCTCGGGCAACGTGGCCGCGCAGACCGGCACGTTCCGGGAGGACTTCATCGAGCAGAACCGCGAGCGGACGGAGTACGGGCGGTTCGCGCTCGTCGTGGAGAAAGGTGAGGACGG from Candidatus Eisenbacteria bacterium carries:
- a CDS encoding VOC family protein, whose protein sequence is MATIRYMVHDVDQAVDFYTRHLDFTLDRRMGPAIAFVTRGDLLLWLSGPPSSAARPMPDGRVPEPGGWNRLVIEVEDIAARVAALKAAGIRFRNDVVTGPGGSQILVEDPSGNPIELFEPRKG
- a CDS encoding nuclear transport factor 2 family protein, which translates into the protein MSENKRVIERYMEGFRRSDHEMILSCLADDVVWVLPGAFHLEGKVAFDREIENPAFRGKPAIHVSRLVEEGDVVVAEGTVRAERSDGGILNAEFCDVFEMRDRKIRRLVSYLIPLE
- a CDS encoding methyltransferase domain-containing protein, which produces PESHVLEVGSGSGGPALHVARTTGCRITGVDSHEGGVATGTELAQRADMSGLVRFEVADAESTLPFDEGSFDGLLCVDAMNHFLDRPAVLREWGRVLGAGSRAVFTDPVVITGPVTKEDLALRSSIGPFLFVPPGVNERLIEEAGFRVVHSEDRSENAALVAGRRRDARQARHEDLLRIEDVERFEASQAFYDVVHRLAAERRLSRIAYVIEKMA
- a CDS encoding nuclear transport factor 2 family protein translates to MMRPLILVLAAVLLASCAQPSGTSSSFSNLTVKGSIDSLWTRYATAADERDSTAFGDLFTEDASLIFSSAPTVQGRAAIQTFFGALYGPIDVTGLKITQEDLKISGNVAAQTGTFREDFIEQNRERTEYGRFALVVEKGEDGPWRIWRLVAVMDSLSQ